GGTCAAGCGTTTGAAGCCGGTGCTCGCCGGGGCGGGGGAGAGAAGCTGCGAACGGACGGTGCCCGCCTTTACGGCCTTGCCCACGATGGCGAAGCACTGATCGATGGCCCGGGCGTAGCCTTCCAGGATGGGATCGGTATAGGCCAGGTTGCAGCGCATGGAGGGCGCGTACAGGTAGCCCAGGCGCAGCATTTCCTGGGTAAGCAAGGTATGGACGGCCAGATCGGGATCGTTTTCGATCCCCAAATGGACATGGGGAGGCATTCCCTCCTCGGTGTGCACGGCGAGGCCGTGCCGGGCCGCGCTTTGTTTCCATATGGCCGATATATGGTGGCCCTGCGCGATCATTTTCTCGTGCACGCGCGTCTTTTCCATCACTTCGATGGCCTTCAGCGCGGCCGTAAAACCCACGCGCTCGGTCCAGAAGGTGGAACTGATGAAGGTTTCCTGGGCATAGTCCATCACCGCCGTTTTGCCGACCACGGCCGTGATGGGATAGCCGTTGCCCAATGCCTTTCCGTATACCGCGATATCCGGGTCGACTCCCAAGGTCGCATGGACCCCGCCCAAGTTCATGACGAATCCCGATGTCACTTCATCGAAGATTAGTACGGCCCCGATTCGATCGGCGATGCGGCGCACGCCTTCCAGGAAGCCGGGTTCGGGCGGGTTGTCGCGCACCGGCTCCATGATGATGACGCCGATTTCGCCGGCATGGGCGGACACGATTTTCTCCAATTCGTCGAGGCGGTTGTAGCGGAAGGGGAGGGCCGTGCCACTCAAGCCGCGGGCGATGCCCCGGGACGAGAGGCCCGGCAGAAGCTGATCGTCGAGGTTGCTGCCCTCGGCCAGGTTGGAGGAGATGTACCAATCGTGCCAGCCATGGTAGCCGCAGAAAGCCACCTTGTTCTTGCCTGACGCGGCCCGCGCGATGCGGATAGCGATGGCGCAAGCCTCGCCGCCCGCCCGGCCGAAACGCACCATGCCCGCCCAGGGATTCAGGGCCAAGAGCCGCTCGGCCAATTCGATTTCCTCCGGGCAGTTCAAGGTCGACATCGATCCGTCGCGGATGGCCCGGATGACCGCTTCGTCCACCTCGTCGTTGGCGTACCCGAGGATGCAGGCCCCTACGCCCATCCCGCCGAAGTCGATATAATGCTCGCCTTCCACGCCCCAGATTTCGCAGCCCTTGGCCCGGCTGTAATAGGCCGGCCATATGCCGGGAACGAAACGCTCGCTGCGCTTGGATAAAAGCTGGTTGCCGCCTGGGATGATCTTCTTGGCGCGGTTCCAGAGCTCGGCGCCCTTGGACGCGGGGAACGGTCTTTTCTCCATAGGTCTCTTCTTTCCGTCTTCTTTTCGTAATGGCGGCGGGTCCGACGCTCTTCCGATTTTAATGCTATTCCGTACGCGCCGGCAAGCTTAGAGGCTCTTAGAACGGCGGTTGACCTGCGCGCCTGGGCAGGGTTAAGATCGGGCATGCCCGAATACCTGGTCCATCAGGACGCCTACGAAAAAGCCAATCAATGCATCCTCATCGTCGGGCCCGGCCGCACCGGCTCGACCTTGACGGGTCGGATCCTCCAGACTTTCGCCGGTATCGAATACGTATACGAATCGGCGATGTTGCATACCCTCATCCCGCTCGTCGCCCGTCTTCCCCGCAGGGAATTCCAGCTCCTCTTCGAGACCTACCTATACGAGGAAAAGCTGATCGAACTGGTGGCCGGCCGCGCCTGGAACTTCAACGAGAAGGACGAGAGCAGCATCCTGAAGGTCAAGTCC
This is a stretch of genomic DNA from Fibrobacterota bacterium. It encodes these proteins:
- a CDS encoding aminotransferase class III-fold pyridoxal phosphate-dependent enzyme; protein product: MEKRPFPASKGAELWNRAKKIIPGGNQLLSKRSERFVPGIWPAYYSRAKGCEIWGVEGEHYIDFGGMGVGACILGYANDEVDEAVIRAIRDGSMSTLNCPEEIELAERLLALNPWAGMVRFGRAGGEACAIAIRIARAASGKNKVAFCGYHGWHDWYISSNLAEGSNLDDQLLPGLSSRGIARGLSGTALPFRYNRLDELEKIVSAHAGEIGVIIMEPVRDNPPEPGFLEGVRRIADRIGAVLIFDEVTSGFVMNLGGVHATLGVDPDIAVYGKALGNGYPITAVVGKTAVMDYAQETFISSTFWTERVGFTAALKAIEVMEKTRVHEKMIAQGHHISAIWKQSAARHGLAVHTEEGMPPHVHLGIENDPDLAVHTLLTQEMLRLGYLYAPSMRCNLAYTDPILEGYARAIDQCFAIVGKAVKAGTVRSQLLSPAPASTGFKRLT